One window of the Cryptomeria japonica chromosome 7, Sugi_1.0, whole genome shotgun sequence genome contains the following:
- the LOC131047217 gene encoding G-type lectin S-receptor-like serine/threonine-protein kinase SD2-5, with the protein MACKMSWHKRLCLTTYIKGGSKIAVDWFMKKNSGIPNMFSYKDLKAATNNFSTEIGRGGFGCVYRGTLKDGTKVAVKRLHSAAGGAVDEFVAEVTALASLNHSNLVRLHGLCADNSRYLLVYEFMQNGSLHDWLFDSNRESLDWKTRHSIALQTARGLQYLHQDSNSRVLHLDIKPQNILLDENFTAKVADFGLARVLSKDQSRIVTVHVRGTPGYIAPESVLDYKITAKSDVFSYGMVLLEIVSGRRVVDKSEICEQWYLPSIALGKMKEGKLADLFDSRIGSVSAEAGKVLERMIKLGIWCAQSNSALRPSMSSVVQILEGNVELLDPPVDFEFSFGPICEEGESFKIWEKTSSMDRTQCSSSSSSCVMPAEDTRTVKFEHGRD; encoded by the coding sequence ATGGCGTGCAAAATGTCATGGCATAAAAGGTTATGCCTAACAACTTACATCAAGGGTGGCAGCAAAATTGCAGTAGATTGGTTTATGAAGAAAAACAGCGGCATTCCAAATATGTTCAGCTACAAAGATCTGAAAGCCGCCACAAACAATTTCTCCACTGAGATCGGCAGAGGAGGATTCGGCTGCGTATACAGAGGAACTCTAAAAGACGGCACAAAAGTGGCCGTAAAACGCCTCCACAGCGCCGCCGGCGGCGCCGTCGACGAATTTGTTGCAGAAGTGACGGCGCTGGCCTCCCTCAACCATTCAAATCTGGTCCGCTTGCATGGCCTCTGCGCCGACAATTCTCGTTATCTGCTGGTCTACGAATTCATGCAAAATGGGTCCCTTCACGACTGGCTCTTCGATTCGAACAGAGAATCACTCGACTGGAAGACCCGCCATTCAATTGCGCTTCAGACTGCCCGTGGCCTCCAATATTTGCACCAGGATTCGAATTCTCGAGTACTTCATTTAGACATAAAGCCCCAAAACATCCTGCTTGATGAGAATTTCACTGCAAAGGTGGCAGATTTTGGGTTAGCCAGAGTTCTGAGTAAGGATCAAAGCCGGATTGTGACGGTTCATGTCAGAGGAACGCCTGGGTATATTGCCCCTGAATCTGTTTTGGATTACAAAATCACTGCTAAAAGTGACGTTTTTAGCTATGGAATGGTGCTTCTTGAGATTGTGAGCGGGCGAAGAGTTGTGGATAAGTCTGAGATCTGTGAGCAGTGGTATTTGCCTTCGATTGCGTTGGGAAAGATGAAAGAGGGGAAATTGGCAGATCTGTTTGATAGTCGAATTGGGTCGGTTTCTGCAGAGGCAGGGAAGGTTTTGGAGAGAATGATTAAGTTGGGTATCTGGTGTGCTCAGAGTAATTCGGCCTTAAGGCCGAGTATGAGTAGTGTGGTGCAGATTCTTGAGGGAAATGTTGAGCTTTTGGATCCGCCTGTTGATTTTGAGTTTTCGTTTGGTCCGATTTGTGAAGAGGGGGAGAGTTTCAAGATATGGGAGAAAACGTCTTCCATGGATCGAACACAgtgctcctcttcttcttcttcttgcgtTATGCCTGCTGAGGATACAAGAACAGTGAAGTTTGAGCATGGAAGAGATTAA
- the LOC131047224 gene encoding leucine-rich repeat receptor protein kinase HPCA1 has translation MRTRYLGGLCLIILCMGSLCFGVTGVTNTNDVSSLNLIRLLWENTEPPSWISGTDPCDSQWDGVTCTDGRITSLILSSVGLKGSLSNQIGSLSALQTLDLSYNTELTGRLPGSIGNLVSLKILMMIGCNFIGQIPSALGNLTNLSFLALNSNKFTGPIPATLGKLTNLEWLDLADNQLAGSLPVSNSTQSGLDKLVNANHFHFNLNNLSGTIPPVLFSGNMNLLHVLFDSNEFEGQIPSTLGLVTSLTVLRLDRNQITGSIPSNISNLVSLEELNLSNNRLNGTIPDLSTLTGLGYIDLSNNSFNSATVPSWLTNTQKLTTIVMDNCSIAGQISSTIFSLPALETVRMKSNRLNGTVTISATNSNQVRWIDLRNNSIAQAVVQDNTTTLWIAGNPACNSGSSLSSSESCQNMVQVKSYETVTAQCGNKNCPGELKHNPKTCKCQQPYKGQMVFRAPSFSDITDTQRFKGLENDLIAKLGVDTVYLCCLNFDSTQYLIATVQFFPADSKFFTRSEVNQIGFKLSNQVYKPPTEFGPYLFMATPYIIGSEESSKGISSAVIAGIAVGAVVLALAVIVVGFYALRQRKRAEKAIEIHKPFASWGASSMDDGNAPKLKGARWFSFAELKEATNNFSESNEIGSGGYGRVYRAVLPEGEMVAIKRAQEGSLQGGAEFKNEIELLSRVHHKNLVGLIGFCTEKGEQMLVYEYIPNGTLRENLIGELTLDWARRLQIALGSAKGLNYLHELANPPIIHRDIKSTNILLDEYLNAKVADFGLSKLVADGGVNAGGKSHVSTQVKGTLGYLDPEYYMTQQLSEKSDVYSFGIVLLELITARLPIEGGKYIVRLVKEALDSGGIAWLQEDLMDPALKQDNLTGFGEFLGLALSCVKELGAERPSMRGAVKELESIVEMQGPYSSVKDSPESDPIVVKGTRKLYDEDDEEISMVLPGQGKDNHRNLFEYSGAYQVSGTIEPK, from the exons ATGAGGACTAGATATCTTGGTGGGTTATGTTTGATTATTCTTTGCATGGGTTCCCTGTGCTTTGGAGTTACAGGGGTGACAAACACCAACGATG TTTCTTCCCTGAATCTCATAAGATTGCTGTGGGAAAATACGGAGCCACCAAGCTGGATTAGTGGCACAGATCCTTGTGACTCTCAGTGGGATGGAGTGACCTGCACAGATGGTCGCATAACCTCACT AATATTATCAAGTGTGGGGCTGAAGGGATCTCTCTCAAATCAAATCGGTTCTCTGAGTGCACTTCAAACTTT GGATTTGTCCTACAACACAGAATTGACCGGAAGGCTACCAGGTAGTATAGGAAACTTGGTCTCCTTGAAAATTCT GATGATGATCGGGTGCAATTTCATTGGACAAATACCAAGTGCATTGGGGAACCTGACTAATCTTAGTTTTTT GGCTTTGAATTCGAATAAATTCACAGGTCCGATTCCTGCAACTCTGGGTAAGTTGACCAATCTGGAATGGCTTGATCTTGCTGACAATCAACTTGCTGGGAGTCTTCCAGTCTCCAATTCTACGCAATCTGGATTAGACAAACTTGTTAATGCAAATCACTT CCATTTCAATCTAAACAATCTCTCAGGCACCATTCCGCCTGTACTCTTCAGCGGGAATATGAATCTGCTTCATGT ACTATTTGACAGTAATGAGTTTGAAGGACAAATCCCCTCTACTTTGGGACTTGTAACCAGTTTGACTGTCTT GAGGCTTGACAGAAACCAGATAACAGGTTCAATTCCGTCCAACATCAGCAACCTAGTAAGCCTCGAAGAACT GAATCTATCAAATAATAGACTAAATGGTACCATACCAGATTTATCTACACTAACTGGACTCGGATACAT AGACTTGAGCAACAATTCCTTCAATTCAGCCACAGTTCCTTCTTGGCTAACCAACACACAAAAGTTGACCACCAT AGTCATGGATAATTGCAGCATAGCTGGACaaatttcctcaacaatttttaGTCTGCCAGCACTTGAAACAGTACGAATGAAAAGCAACCGGTTGAATGGAACAGTAACAATTAGCGCCACTAATTCGAATCAAGTGCGATGGATAGACCTTAGAAATAACAGTATAGCTCAAGCAGTTGTCCAAGACAATACTACTACTTTATG GATTGCAGGAAACCCAGCTTGTAACTCAGGATCTAGTCTTTCAAGCTCTGAATCATGTCAAAACATGGTGCAAGTGAAAAGCTATGAAACAGTTACGGCACAATGTGGGAACAAAAATTGCCCTGGAGAACTGAAGCACAATCCCAAGACATGCAAGTGCCAACAACCTTATAAGGGTCAAATGGTATTTAGGGCTCCCTCATTTTCAGATATTACAGATACACAGAGATTCAAAGGCTTGGAGAACGATCTTATAGCCAAATTGGGTGTAGATACAGTCTATCTCTGTTGCCTTAATTTTGATAGCACCCAGTATCTGATTGCAACAGTGCAGTTTTTTCCAGCGGATTCTAAGTTCTTTACTCGGTCAGAGGTTAATCAGATTGGTTTCAAACTAAGCAATCAAGTTTATAAACCTCCAACGGAATTCGGGCCCTATTTATTTATGGCAACTCCATACATCATCG GGTCTGAAGAATCTAGCAAAGGTATAAGTTCAGCTGTAATTGCTGGAATAGCTGTTGGAGCTGTTGTTTTGGCTCTTGCGGTCATTGTTGTAGGATTTTATGCACTGAGGCAAAGGAAAAGAGCAGAGAAGGCCATAGAAATACACAAACCCTTCG CCTCATGGGGAGCCAGTAGCATGGATGATGGAAACGCCCCTAAACTGAAAGGCGCCAGATGGTTTTCTTTTGCTGAATTAAAGGAGGCTACAAATAATTTCTCTGAAAGTAATGAAATTGGCTCGGGAGGATATGGAAGG GTATATAGGGCAGTGTTGCCAGAAGGTGAAATGGTAGCTATCAAAAGGGCCCAGGAGGGGTCATTACAAGGTGGAGCCGAGTTCAAAAATGAGATTGAGCTCCTGTCCCGGGTTCACCATAAAAACTTGGTGGGGCTGATTGGATTTTGCACTGAAAAGGGAGAACAGATGCTAGTGTACGAGTATATCCCCAATGGAACTCTTAGAGAaaatctcattg GTGAACTTACACTGGACTGGGCGAGAAGGCTACAAATAGCACTGGGTTCTGCCAAGGGATTGAACTATCTACATGAGCTTGCCAATCCACCCATCATACACAGAGACATCAAGTCCACTAACATATTGCTGGATGAGTATCTGAATGCCAAAGTTGCAGATTTTGGTCTGTCCAAGTTGGTTGCTGATGGAGGTGTAAATGCTGGAGGCAAAAGCCACGTGTCAACTCAAGTCAAAGGAACACTG GGATACTTGGATCCAGAATACTACATGACCCAGCAGCTCAGTGAGAAAAGCGATGTGTACAGTTTTGGTATTGTTTTGCTGGAGCTGATTACAGCGCGACTCCCCATTGAAGGAGGGAAATACATAGTTCGACTGGTGAAGGAGGCCTTGGACAGTGGAGGTATAGCATGGTTGCAAGAGGATTTAATGGACCCTGCATTAAAACAGGACAACCTTACAGGGTTTGGGGAGTTCTTAGGTTTAGCCTTGAGCTGCGTTAAGGAATTGGGTGCCGAAAGACCCAGCATGAGAGGAGCAGTGAAGGAACTGGAGTCCATTGTAGAAATGCAAGGTCCATATAGCTCCGTTAAAGACAGTCCAGAAAGCGACCCTATTGTTGTAAAAGGGACTCGGAAGTtgtatgatgaagatgatgaagaaatttcCATGGTTTTACCTGGGCAAGGGAAAGACAATCATAGAAACTTGTTTGAATATAGTGGAGCTTATCAGGTGTCCGGCACCATAGAACCCAAGTAG